aggtgttcctggtctgctctgtttgatcagtccctagataatgaaagagatctggtctggagctgtgatcatgttgtccagtcgcaataggtgtagtgactggaccctctgtgcagatacaagtgccatcaacatgagtgttttgagcgtagattgttccaggttgagggatctggctggtggccatcccctgaggtatgtcaggaccacactgacatcccatatatgggtgtaccttggtctaggggggttagagttgtaaatacccttcattagtttgaccaccagcgggtgggaccccatggcctgttgtcctggagcttgttttaaatagacagacagggcacttctagctgtgttgatggcactgtagctgagtccttcatcgtggtgaaggttcgccaggaattccagtactgtagcggttgagtaggtagtccctgtatccaagcagtacttctcccactttttgatgctggacaagtactgttttcttgttcggagggatgtcgtggagtaatgggaaccatggctgtgtaggccagtcgggtactatcaaaatacctgaagcagagtccatttgtattttgcgtagtacacggctcatgaggcagaagggaggaaatgcatagaagaagaaatttccccaatccagcgcgaacgcatctaccgctgctgcctcagggtctggttcccaagcgacatacataggttcccaagcgacatacataggtacctggtgatttagccttgatgcaaataagtcgatatctggcgtgccatattgcttaataatctttgcaaacactttggggtttaccatccattcggtgttgtcattaaatttgcgtgacctggtgtctgccactgtatttagcttacctggtaggtaagttgctgatagccaaatatgtctttcaacacaccattgccaaattgtgttgaccaatttgttgcatgatatcgattttatgccgcccatatggttaatgtaggccaccaccataatattgtctatttgtaaccgtacatgcaagtgatgcatattggatgcatatgcttttaaaccataaaaggcacccaacatctctagatagttaatgcccagtgtaagtagtaatgatgactctagattagtccatctaccacctgtgctggatatggagttagtcgctcctcagccttgagcactggcatctgtttggataactaaagtagggttaatgatgatgatagggctgaaattatgccaaacgttttctgcccaccactgtagttctgatattgcttcagtgggtaatttcatgatacgatcataatgacctgcatgtcgttttatggCCTGTACCTttactctttgtaagttttgatagtgcaaaggtccaaattgtgtagccggaaatgctgctaccatttccccaattactcttgctacttgtcgaatagttggtcgctcgttgaccattaaattgtcgcatgattgtgccaattcagttgttttgtcttttggcaaagttacagacatgtgggctgagttaattgtgaagcccaagtagtccatggttgtggatggcttcaacttagatctatctggatgtaagacaaatcccaaggtttcgaacaactgtttggtagctgacacagctgatatgccaattccatggtcttgcctactattaagatatcatcaagatatgccatgaccatatgtttttgtcttcttaatattgccagggctggttttagtatcttggtgaataatcttggggctgatgttaacccattgggtaacgctttaaactgccatagctgccccatccaggtaaatttcaggtatctgcgatgatccttgtgaatgggtactgaatagtaagcatctttgaggtcaatgcttgccatgaagtatcctttggaaatcagttgtttggcagtaacaaacgtttccattttgaaatgtacatacttaacaaacatatttagtgaagttaagtcaatgatgatgcgacacccaccatcttttttagttttagtgaatatatttgacacaaattccaagggttcatgttttgtttttccccatgatacccttagtgattagtctcaccagttcagcttgtccctctcgtttctctttaacttagagggaaaataccctctggggtgaatgttgaactggtggcaatttttctagtataaattgtattttgtatccactaatgctattgagtatatacttgtcactcgtgatagactcccatgcttccttaaacaggtgtaatctcccccctgttagtattgcgcccctactttctatatgctggtaggaaccagacccacctacctccatggttatgggtgtttcttctgtctcttcccagaccagcgagtcttgcgcgttgtctgacgtggcggtgatgtttgggggtggcgcattttccatggggtccgctctgggccttggtctaaaaaagacttcaggtggtgatatgcggaccccgagctttcaccagtcccatagggtagacgtcgactggtggacgcgatggggtgctgccgcttgggtattgttgttttgggtttgctcgtcccggagcctgccctcatgagaccgaaagttttttagaggcctcttccatatcctttacttttttcgtgaggtctttgccaaagagcagtgtgtctggctcagtggctggggttttgcataaccccgcgaattttggatttagggcaggtcttaaaatttctttacggaggttatttatctcgaactgcgtgttgcacaacagtgcaagagttggtttgtggtcatctccgtatagtccacagaacgagcaaatgatgtgatggctaacgtcaggagcctgaggaaccGCTGTagtttcagctcctggttccgaatattggtcccgacgtgcccccagatttggctgttgacagccggcactttgagagactcacaattttctggagctgtgtacaattctaagtcctcattaaccacctgctcctgtaggggcctgttggagaggtggttaatgctggccgctagtttaggctctaatggccttcctgcacgtggggctgccacgtagcggtccaccacacccagcagctcttcctggtcctgcaccccttgcatactcccgacttcttcagccagcgtcccctcttcctgaccagcccagtcctggtcgccaaagctgccctcgggtgaggaggaagcgatggccagtgcacaaggcactgtggagggagtgcctgaactccccctgcgagactgcccctcacgcagcgagtctcgctggagcacctgctccagtagccgctccaagcggctcaggcggctgtctctcccccgaatgggtggtgagacgtccccgtccaacGAATCTGAAACCACCTGCCGGATGCTCTTCCTGGTGGCTATacaaccagtccgctgctcaggcgctagcgggactgggctcggcccggtgtcggggatggcggagcgccaggtaagcggtcctaccgcctcctgccccccacagatggaacgctcctccgtcggagtcgagcgggggacagatttcttcgagagccttttcttcatgtctgaaaaacaaatcagaaggctctccttgcaaaagaaaagccgacctcagagtaacttacctgacggtccgtcttttaaactgcagcgggagcgcctgactcccgctgcggccACTGTTGCACTGCtaaacgcaatgccgcgcatgcgtgctgagcgggctcttcacgtagtcactcacgtgactccgaagtaaaattacaattTCATCTTGCTTTGTTTATTTCTGCAGATGGTTGCCAGTGTTGCATGTGGCCCAGGTCCTACGCTTGATAGGATGGAGTGAGGAATGAGAAATAGAAAATGCTAACAAAAGGGAAACCAAGAAGAAAGTGGAGATGGAGATTGAAACAAGAGCGGGGCGTGTGGGGAGTAGGAGCAAGTGGTGGGGCCATGGGGATTAGGAGAGAGGGAGGCTGTGGGGAACAGGAGATTAGGAAAGTGATGCCTATTTGGAAATAAATTGAAAAAGTGGAATGTAAATCAGAAAGGAAATGGAAAGGCGAGTGGAGACAGACTGAAATGTCAAGATGGAGATTGAGCACGTGAAGAAAAAATGGGTAGGTAAATGAAGAAGGAGAAAAGCGACAATAATAGAATGAGAAAAAAGTAAGAAAGGAAGTTTGTAAGGATGGGTGGGAAATGGAAAGAGAGAGATTAGGAAAGAAAGGGAAGAAAGGGAAGAACAGATTGTGGATAAAAAAAAAGGGGAAGGAAGGCAAAGATATTTTCCCATTGTTAAATCTGAAATGGTTTCATGTATTACGGTGATCCTGGGTTCTACTGAGAAAGGAAACAGTTTCAAGCATTGTTTACATTTTCACTTCATTGAACAAGATTTTCCTAAATATGCTAGATTGTCTGGCAAACAAGGTTGCCACTAAATATCCATTTAATGTACAGAAGAGTAACAGTATCTTATTGCCTTTTGAGTATGAAGCCAATAACACACAAAATCCAATGTCTCTGTCATGTTTCATGTGGGAAATGTGTATTTTAAAATTAACCTCTCGAAGTGCCCTTCATAACTTCAAAAAGTTAATTTGTTTGGCCTTTCCAACAGCAGGGAAGATGTTATTTGTTTTTTATACTACCTGAAGAAAGAAACAAAAATTGGCAGAAAACTTACATCATATCCTCTGAGGCCACTCCCCAAAGAATACTGTCTGCTGCTCTCTAAGTAGCGAATCTGAATGCTGTAAACTTTATAGTTGTTGTACACCAGCAGCACATACGGTTTATCAGGGTTTCCTTTGGAACTATCCCTTACCAGGAAGGCACCATTCTGAATCAGGAGAATATAAACTGTTAGTAAATCCAGTCTGAGAATTCATCAATATAATATATACTTCTAACTGCTGTAAATAACTTTTTATGTAATACAATATACAGAAATTTTCACAGTGAAACTTCACACTAGAGAAATTATTAACATATCATAACACATGAGAATTTGGTAAACCTGAAAATTTGGAAAGAAGCTTTATAGCCTTCATTGCATGGTACTGAATTTGAATACATACAGCTAAATGACTTACTGTTTTATAAATATAACAGAACTGGTTACCTTGTTGTATATTCTCAAAGCTTTCTCTGCTTCATGGCGATTATGGGTACCAACATACCATATGTTTCCTTCTAAATCCTGAAATGTTTTTCGAATATAAGTAATAGGAAATAATTTAAGCAATCTGATGCAACATTTCACAAGTCAACAGCTTGCTATGCACAATGATCAATACTGAACACCATCCTGCCTACAAAGATTACAGGGGGAATAAGCTGTCTGATAATATTGAGCTTAATTAGTTGATTTGTAAATTGACACTGGCACTGAGCTTGCTAATGCATTAAGCAACATATAAACTCCAGTTGACACCAGGTATACCACGgcaagtcaagagtcaatagtgttttattgtcatatttcctgaaacggaacaattaaattattccTTGCAGCATAACaggtatgtaaacattgtactcgGAAGATAACAAACAACAAAaagatgttcaataaattaaaaaataacaataaaaaaacatgtttgaacacttttgaggaaaacTGGAAGTAGATTCTTGAATAAATTCCCACTTTCCCAAAATGTCAATCTCTTGCTGACTACTGCAATGTTCTGCTTCACGTGCCATTTTTCCGAATTTGGAGTTTACttttttcccccctcctcttctgaaAGCTTGGAGTTGTGCTACATTTGATGGCTTAAGTATCCCCACCTTCAAAGTTTGACTCAATTTGTCATTCTTTACTTGAGAGATCGGATACTAATGGCCAGGCCAGCGTTTGACCTTGTGCACCTCATTCCATCTCCACACAAACCATACACTGTGGCACATCGGAATGGGAGCACTGGTGAACCTAGTTGCTGCTTCACTCATTGAACTGAGTTCCCACATTTCCATTTCTGCTCTAGCTGATGTTAGCACAGACTAGGAATCAAATCTTGTTGTTCTGCACAAGTTATTACCCTTCCCGAAGAAAataaggtgcaggagcaggatagGCATTTCAGGCCCTTGTGCCTGACCCACCTTTCAACAATGTCATGGCAGATCTGTTAACTCTGAGTATCTTTCCAACACCAACCGCATATCTCTTAATTCCCCTTAATATCTAAAAGAAAATCAATCCCTGCCTTGAACAtcgagtcatagtgtgatacagtgtggaaacaggcccttcagcacaacttgcccacacggccaACAATTACCCAGCTACCCTGATCCCACCTGGCTGcgcgtggtccatatccctccaactgtTTAACTCTTtctaactgtctaactgtttcttaaacaatgggatagtcccagcctcaactaccttctctggcagctttttccatacacccatcactctttgtttgaaaaattacccctcggattcctattaaatcttttccccttcacattgaacctatgtcatctggtcctcaattcccttactcttggcaaaagattctgtgcatctacccgatctattcctctcatgattttgtatacctttataagatctcctctcaccctcctgctctccatggaatagagacccagcctactcaacctctcccgatagctcacaccctctggtcctgacaacatcctcgtaaatcttttctgaatcctttaaagcttgacaatatctttcctctaacatggtgcccagaactgaacacagtattctAAATGTGATCTCATCAACGTCTTGATCAACGTCTTGAtcttgcaacatgatctcccaacatttatactcaatactctgactgatgaagaccaaaatGACAAAAGTCtctttgaccactttatctacctgcgacttgatcttcaaggaaccatgcacctgtacgccTACATGTAGATTGACTGAGCTTTACCCTTTTGAGTGCGAACTCTAAAGATTCACTAAActgtagcaaaaaaaaaaatcctcatgaCAGAATTGCTTATGTTGTTTCTATAATCACTGGGTTTTTGATAGCCAAGTGAGAAGAAACATGACTTCATACGTGTAAAAAATGTTGCATCTAGTTTTCCTTGGAGAGAATACAGGGAACTATAGGAGGTGAGCCCACATCAGTGATAGGGAAACTGTTGGGGAGATTTCTTCGAGattggatttactcccatttggaagtgaattagggatagccagcatgCTTTTTACGCGGCAGGTCGTGTCTCAATAACTTGATATTGGTTtgtgaggaggtgatgaaggtgattgatgaaggtagggcggTGGATGTTGGATGCATGGATTTTAGGAAGGGTTTTGGTAAGGTCCATCacagtaggctgatccagaaaattAATGGGCTTCATGATGACTTAGTCATATTGATTCAGAACTGGATTATTCATAAAATACAGAGGTTTGTGAATGAAGgtggatattctggctggagttcTGTGACCA
The sequence above is a segment of the Amblyraja radiata isolate CabotCenter1 chromosome 1, sAmbRad1.1.pri, whole genome shotgun sequence genome. Coding sequences within it:
- the clnk gene encoding cytokine-dependent hematopoietic cell linker, producing MTSKEQVCFDMQRNKHSLRSDPKDLEGNIWYVGTHNRHEAEKALRIYNKNGAFLVRDSSKGNPDKPYVLLVYNNYKVYSIQIRYLESSRQYSLGSGLRGYDVFDSVPHIIDVHKNIPLRLIDGRDQSGRQMEHCVLTVPLMLH